Sequence from the Sulfuricaulis sp. genome:
CGCCCAAGGTCGAGGCACCCGGCGTCGAGCCGGCACCGACCCGGCGTTCAAAACCCATTCCGGGTGCGGCGACTTATACCGGCAAAATCGATGGCGAATGCGAAGTCCTGGTGCTCGGTGCCGGCCCCGGCGGCTACTCGGCGGCCTTTCGCGCCGCCGATCTCGGCAAGAAGACGGTGCTCGTCGAGCGCTACGCCACGCTCGGCGGGGTGTGCCTCAATGTCGGCTGTATTCCCTCCAAGGCACTGCTGCATGTCGCGGCCGTGACCGAGGAGGCGCAAAAACTTGCCGAGCATGGTGTCAGTTTCGGCGCGCCGAAATTCGATCTTGCCAAGCTGCGCGCATGGAAAGATAAAGTGGTCGGCAAGCTGGTCGGCGGTATCGGCATGATGGCCAAGGGCCGCAAGGTCGAGGTGATACGCGGCGTCGGGCGCTTCATCGATCCGCATCATATGGAGATCGCGCTGACGGCGGGCGACGGCAAGGCGCCGACCGGCGTGAAAAAAATCATCCGGTTTGCCAATGCCATCATCGCCGCCGGCTCCCAAGCCGTGAAGCTTCCGTTCATTCCCGAAGACCCGCGCATCGTCGATTCCACCGGCGCGCTCGGTCTCCGGGGAGCGCCGAAGAAGATGCTCGTCATCGGCGGTGGCATCATCGGGCTCGAAATGGCGACCGTGTATTCGATGCTGGGTTGCCGCCTCGACGTGGTCGAAATGCTGGACGGGCTTATGCTCGGGCCTGACCGCGATCTCGTGCGCGTGTGGGAGAAGATGAACAGCCAGCGCTTCGATCGCATCATGCTGAAAACGAAAACAACCAAGGTCGAGGCATTGACCACCGGCATCAAGGTTACATTCGAAGGCGAACAGGCGCCCGACAAGCCGCAGGTCTATGACTTTGTTTTGGTCGCGGCCGGCCGCACGCCAAATGGCAAGAATATTTCCGCCGGGAATGCCGGTATCGCCGTCAGCGATCGCGGTTTCATCGAAGTCGACAAGCAAATGCGCACCAACGTGCCGCACATCTATGCGATAGGCGATATCGTCGGCCAGCCGATGTTGGCGCACAAGGCGGTGCATGAGGGCCATGTGGCGGCGGAGGCGGCCGCCGGGCAGAAGTCCTTCTTCGATGCCACGGTCATCCCGTCAGTCGCCTATACCGATCCCGAAATCGCCTGGGTGGGCGTGACGGAGGACGAGGCCAGGAAGCAGGGTCGAGCGATCGGCAAGGCCAAGTTCCCTTGGGTCGCTTCCGGTCGCGCCATTGCCAACGGCCGCGACGAAGGCTTCACCAAGATCATCGTGGATGAAGAGACCCATCGCGTCATCGGCGGTGGCATTGTGGGCACCCATGCCGGCGACCTGATCAGCGAGCTGGCGCTTGCCATCGAAATGGGCTGTGACCCGGAAGATATCGGCAAGACCATCCACCCGCATCCCACGCTCGGCGAGTCGGTCGGCATGGTCGCCGAGGTGTACGAGGGGGTTTGTACCGATCTGATGCCAGCGCGGAAGAAATAGTTTTAAACCGCCAAGACGCCAAGGACGCCAAGATTAAAGGTCACTATAATTCAATCCTCTTGGCGCTCTTGGCGTCTTGGCGGTTCAAAGACTTCATTGAGGTTTTATGAAGAAAATAAAGAAAGTCGTTCTGGCCTACTCCGGCGGCCTTGACACCTCCGTCATTCTCACCTGGCTGCGGGACAACCATGACTGTGAGGTGGTGACCTTCACCGCGGATATCGGGCAGGGCGAGGAGCTGGAGCCGGCACGCGCCAAGGCCAAGAAGATGGGCGTGAAGGAAATCTTCATTGACGATCTGAAAGAAGAATTCGTTCGTGATTTTGTGTTCCCCATGTTTCGCGCCAACACACTTTACGAAGGCGAATACCTGCTTGGAACTTCCATTGCGCGTCCGCTGATCGCCAAACGCCAGATCGAAATCGCTAACAAGGTCGGCGCCGATGCCGTGGCGCACGGCGCGACCGGCAAGGGCAACGACCAGGTGCGTTTCGAACTCGGTTATTACGCGCTGCGTCCCGATATCCATATCATCGCTCCGTGGCGCGAGTGGGACTTGACCTCGCGCGAGAAACTCATGGCCTATGCCGAAAAGCACGGCATTCCGGTGGAGATGAAGCGCGGCAAGAAATCGCCGTATTCGATGGACGCCAATCTGCTGCACATCTCCTACGAAGGCGGGATTCTCGAGGACCCGTGGAAAGAGCCGGAAGAATCCATGTGGCGCTGGTCGGTGTCACCTGAAAAAGCGCCGAACAAACCGACCAATATCGAGCTGACCTATAAGAAGGGCGATATCGTCGCGATCAACGGCAAGGCCATGTCGTCCGCCACGGTGCTCGCCACACTGAATAAAATCGGTGGCGCCAATGGGGTCGGTCGAACCGACATCGTTGAGAACCGCTACGTCGGCATGAAATCGCGCGGTGCCTACGAGACGCCGGGCGGTACCATTATGCTCAAGGCGCATCGAGCCATCGAGTCCATCACGTTGGATCGCGAGGTCGCGCATCTGAAAGACGATTTGATGCCACGCTACGCCTCACTTATTTACAACGGCTACTGGTGGAGCCCCGAGCGCAAAATGCTTCAGACCATGATCGATGCCTCGCAAGAAACCGTGAACGGTGTGGTGCGACTCAAGCTGTACAAGGGTAATGTGGTTGTGGTCGGCCGGAAGTCCGATTCGGACAGCCTGTTCGACGCCACGATAGCGACCTTCGAGGAAGACCAGGGTGCTTATAACCAGAAAGACGCTGAGGGCTTCATCAAGCTGAATGCGCTGCGCATGCGCATCGCCGCGAAGAGGCGGAAGAAGAAATGAGTTTCAAGAATGTCGAAATCAGGAAGCAGGCCAATGTCTATCACGATGGCCGCGTCACCAGCCGTACTATCATCACGCCTGCCGGCGAGATGAAGACGCTGGGAGTGATGCTGCCGGGCACGTACCGGTTCAGCACCCAGGCACCGGAAAAGATCGACATTACCCAGGGGCATTGCCGGGTGAAACTTGCGGATCAACAGGTCTGGAGCGATTATCAGGCGGGACAAAGCTTTTCGGTGCCTGCCAATTCCCATTTTGAAATCGAAGTCATCGATCTGTTCGATTACGTCTGTCATTTCAGCTGAGCCGTTTCGCGGAGGTTACCCATGCGCGTCCTGCACACCATGATCCGGGTTGGCGATCTCGACCGGTCGATCCGGTTTTACACCGACGTGTTGGGCATGCAGCTGCTGCGCCGGAAGGATTATCCTGACGGCAAGTTCACGCTGGCCTTTGTCGGCTACGGGCCGGAAACCGAGCACGCCGTGGTCGAGCTGACTTACAACTGGGGTACGGAAAAATACGACCTCGGCAACGCCTTTGGCCACATCGCGCTGGAAGTGGACGATGTGTACAAGGCCTGCGCGGACATCAAACAGCGTGGCGGGAAAGTAACACGCGAGGCCGGTCCGATGAAGCATGGCAGTACCGTGATTGCCTTCGTTGAGGACCCCGATGGCTATAAGATTGAACTGATTCAAAAGGGAACGCAGGGCGCGAAATAAACATGCAATGGCTGGATAAAATTCCGCTCACCGCGCTGGTGATTGCCGCGCTCGCGCTGGGGCTGGCCCCTCTCACACCGGAGCCGCATCTGTGGGAAAAGCTCAAGATGCTGGCAGGCGGCACGCTCTCGCGGCCCATCGACATATTCGACCTGGTCATGCATGCCTCTGTGCCACTGTTGCTGGTTATCAGATTGATCCGCAAGTCGCGTTTCGGCAAGAAGAGCGGCCAATCCGCTTGAGCGGCATGGTGTTGTGAGCCTGCTGTCCGCCCCTCCCGCACTCACAATCGCTGTCGTCCTGCCGGTTCTGAACGAAGCCGCGCATCTGGAAGAGACGCTTTCGGCGCTGATCGAGGATCAGCATTTCGATGAAATCATCGTGGTGGATGGCGGCAGCACTGACGCCAGCGTGGAGGTCGTCTGCAAATTCATGTCATCCGTCGCACCCGACACGTGCCCCGTGCCAAACCTGATACAGAGTCCGCGCGGACGGGCACTACAGATGCACGCGGGCGCGCTGGCCGCTGACGCGGATATTCTGCTGTTCCTGCATGTGGATAGTGTGTTGCCTCCCGGAGCCGCCGATGATATTCGCGAAAGCATTAGTCGCGTTCAATTATGGGGCCGCTTTGACATACGTTTGTCCGGACGTCATTTCCTGTTTCGTATCATCGAACGCCTGATGAACTGGCGCTCGCGTCTCACCAGTATTGCCACCGGCGATCAAGGCATTTTTGTCAGGAGTGACGTCTATTGTGTGCTGGATGGATTCAAGCCCGTGCCGCTGATGGAAGACATCGAGCTTTCCGAGCGGCTCAAGTGGTTCGGCAAGCCGGTGTGCCTCCCCGGCCCGTTGGTGACGTCTTCGCGACGTTGGGAGCAGAACGGAATCGTTCGTACCATTCTTCTGATGTGGATCTTGCGCCTCCTGTACTGGCTGGGTGTTTCGCCCGCGCGGCTGGCACGCTGGTACTATCGCCAGCCATGAAACAGCCGACCCTGATCATTTTCGCCCGGCAGCCCGTACCGGGCGAAACCAAGACCCGTCTGCAGCCGGATTACAGTCCGGAAAAGTCGGCGGAGATTGCCGCCTTCATGATTCGTGCGACGGTGGAACTGGCTGTCTCCGCCTGGCCGGGTGACGTCATGCTGTATGCCTGGCCGGGAGTCGCGCATCCACTATTTCAGGATATTGCCAATGAATTCAAGATTGGTTTGGCGCCGCAAGTCGAGGGTGATCTCGGCGCCAAGATGCTGGATGCCCTGCGCGCCGTCATGAAACCTCGTGGAAGCGCTGCGATCATGGGTTGTGACGTGCCGCAATGCGGCTGGGATGTCCTGGATCAGGCCAATGACTGGTTGGCACGAGGCAAGAGCGTCCTCGGTCCGACCGAGGACGGCGGTTACTACTTTATTGGTTTGCAGGAAGCACGGCCGGAGCTGTTCGCAGACATTCCCTGGGGCAGCGGTCGGGTGCTGGAGATGACGCTGTCGCGTGCCGACAAGCTGGGGCTGGAGTTCGAGTTGCTGCCAAAACTGCGGGATATCGACACAGCCAATGATCTCTGGTTTATCGCGCAGAAGTACGAACCGTTAAGGCGTTTTCTGGAACGAGAGGCGCCGGGCTTCTGAACCCGGCGCCGGACATCTGGGAGCAGGCCGCTTACCTTGTGCCAGCCGGTTTCGCGGGTGCGGCTGGTTGAGGCGGGATATGCACACTCAAGCCGAGCAGCAGCCAATCCTGTATGCCGCCGCGGTAGTAGTAAATCTTGTTGACCGGGTAGCCGAGTTTTATCAGACTGCGGATGGCACGCGGGGACTGGTCGCACCACGGGCCATTGCAAAACAGCAATACTTCCTTGGCGTTCGAAAAATCCCAGTGAAATTTCCTGACGTGCTGGTTGAAGTCATCCATGGCCCTGTGCGAGGTATCCGTCCAGTTGATCGACTCGCCGGGACGCACGCCGAGCATCTTCAGGGCCTCAAGCAATTTGGGGTCTCTTTCCTCGGCAGCGAACACGGTGAAGGGGATATTGACGGAGCCCGGGATGGTGCCCTTGACGTACCATGAGTCGGCGCGTGCATCGATCAACAGCCCGGCTCCCTTTTCCACCTTGTTCTTGAGGAACTCCATCAGCTCCATTTCGCCGACCGTGGCGACACCGGGAGCCGCTTCCATGGGATGGATGCAGAATGGCGGGCACTTGCGCGAGGTTTTGGCGAAGCCGCCGGTGAGTTCGTTATTCTCGTCCTGGATACGGTCGATGGTGTACGTTTTCCCCTGTACCGTGAACTGGACGGTGGGGAGGAATTCCGTGATGTTGACATCGTGTTTCGCGGGCGCGGCGGCGGGACGTGCAGGCGCTGCATTACCCGTGGCCGCCGCGGCGGCATAGGCGTTGCCGCCGAATACCAGCAATAAGATACCGGAAATTGCACCAAGACGAATGTTTTCCATGAGTTGACCCTCGCTTGAACAGTATGGATTATTTTCCCCTCTTGGAGGAGTACGCGATAATTTTTGTTATCGCAGGAAGGAAGCGGATTGTTCCCCCGGTTTTGGCGTTCTGGTATTCGCCGAAGACGGCTTCCTTCTCCGGTGTGCTCAGCATGGAATATAGGGCGTAGCTGCCGGGGAAGTTGCTGCTCAATGAACGTTCGAACTCCTGGAAGGATGTCGATGCCGGAATGACGGAGGCCGGAGCCGGGGCGGGAGTAGCTGCCGTATTCTCCGATTTTTTCTGGACCGTCTTGGTTTTGGCCCGGTGGCTTCCCTTTTTCTTCGAGCTCTCCGTGGCTGGGGCCGGCGCCGCGCCGCGCATGAGGATTTCCTGTTCCTTCTTTGCCTGTCCAAGGGGCTCAAGGCGCTGACCCTCGGCGTCGATTGCCTTGAGGTAATCGTCTGAGGCAGCCTCGGCGCGATGGTGGCTGATAAGAGTGAACGTCAAGAACAAAAGGAACAGGGCGAGCAACTGGAAAAACACAGTGAACTCATCGTGCTTAGGACGGCCATGACATACGGTGCGCAAGGTGACGACAAGCGTATTTCTTCCCATCATGGTAATTCCCCCTTGTGCCTGCCGGCGCCGGCAATCTCCGATTCTCGATCGCCGATGTGAGACAGGATGTATCCCTTTGTTTGGAGTATAGACATCAATGTTACCGCCGATGGTGTGTAATTGACCTAGATCAGCAGGCATCGTCGCTATCCGTTGCATTCCGGCTCAATATCGGGGGCAGGGCGCTTCGGGGCATCGCCGGTGGGGAGCGGTTTTTCCGCCGGAGGGGCGGGTTTTCCAGCTTTGTTGTCCGACGTGCCTGCAACGGCAGGCGCAAGTGACTTATCCTGCGCCGATTTTTCCGGTGCGGACCATGTCGGCGCCGTGACAGCGGCGGACGGAAGCAGTGACAGGAACAATTTGGCGGCTTTCATCGCGTTTCTCCGAGGCGAACATTATCGCGCCCGGAAGTCTCGCAAGAACCATACCGTTTTCGCGGAGGGTCAGGTAGCCAGCGCACCGCCGCAACTGCTACCGGCACCGGCGGTACAGCCGAAGCAGTGGGAATCCACGGCGATCGTATCACCGGTCAGCGCCTTGGCGGCGATGTCCCAGAGATAGCGATGCGGCCTGTCGCCCAGCGGCAGATCGAGCATCTGGTTGAAATCGCAGTCGTACACCCGGCCGAGCCAGTCCACGCTGATCAGGTGACGGCACATCAACCCCGTGACAGTGGCAGGATTGAAGTTGTCCTCCAGCAGCTGCATGTAGCTTTCGTACTGGCCGGTACGTTCAAGAAAGTGCCCGAAGCGGTTGATCGGCAGATTGGTGATGGTCATGAGGCGTGAGAAGATAATACCGAAGTCTTCCTTCAGTCGCTGTTTGTAATCGGCTTCAAGTTTTTCCTGTGCGCCCGGCAGGAATGCTCCACCCGGGTTGTAAACCAGGTCCAATATCAGCGTCTCGTCGCGTCCGTATCCCACGGCATTCAACCGTTTCAAGGCCTCGATACTTTTGTCAAACACACCGTCGCCACGCTGAGCGTCTACGTTTTTCTGCGTGTAGCAGGGCAGGGAACAGACCAGCCGGGTTTTACGCTGCGCATACCAGGAGGCCAGATCCTCCTGACCAGGCTCGAGCAGCACCGTCAGATTACAGCGCGAAGTAATTTGCAATCCGAGAGTCATAAAGCTGTCGACCAACTTACGAAAATAGGGATTGATTTCGGGAGCACCGCCGGTGATATCCACGGTAGTAACACCGGAATTTTTCGCCCAATCGAGGATTTTCTGCATGGTGTCCCAGCCCATGATCTCAGTGCGCTTGGGACCGGCGTCGACGTGGCAGTGATTACAGGCCTGATTGCACAGGCGACCGACATTGACTTGCAGTTCACGCAAACGGTCACGGCGCAGAGGGCTCAGGCCATGCTGGCCTAAGCTGCCCGGAAAGGATGGCCCCGAAACAGTTTTAATTTTTATCGCGGATAGTGACATGTTGCAAAATTGATTTGATTACGTCGTCATCCACTTGCGACGGATGAAGTGGTCAATTGAAATCTTGCCCGGCCCGTGCAGCAATGTCACCGATAACAGGATGCCCCAATAAATGTGATCCTTGAGCCCGATTTCGTTAAGACTGGGGTAAGAAATGACCGCAATGATATTGAAGATGAACAATGACGCCGC
This genomic interval carries:
- the lpdA gene encoding dihydrolipoyl dehydrogenase, which encodes KQGSLILLLETAQAPEAPAAPAKPAPKVEPAAAAAPKVEAPGVEPAPTRRSKPIPGAATYTGKIDGECEVLVLGAGPGGYSAAFRAADLGKKTVLVERYATLGGVCLNVGCIPSKALLHVAAVTEEAQKLAEHGVSFGAPKFDLAKLRAWKDKVVGKLVGGIGMMAKGRKVEVIRGVGRFIDPHHMEIALTAGDGKAPTGVKKIIRFANAIIAAGSQAVKLPFIPEDPRIVDSTGALGLRGAPKKMLVIGGGIIGLEMATVYSMLGCRLDVVEMLDGLMLGPDRDLVRVWEKMNSQRFDRIMLKTKTTKVEALTTGIKVTFEGEQAPDKPQVYDFVLVAAGRTPNGKNISAGNAGIAVSDRGFIEVDKQMRTNVPHIYAIGDIVGQPMLAHKAVHEGHVAAEAAAGQKSFFDATVIPSVAYTDPEIAWVGVTEDEARKQGRAIGKAKFPWVASGRAIANGRDEGFTKIIVDEETHRVIGGGIVGTHAGDLISELALAIEMGCDPEDIGKTIHPHPTLGESVGMVAEVYEGVCTDLMPARKK
- a CDS encoding argininosuccinate synthase, coding for MKKIKKVVLAYSGGLDTSVILTWLRDNHDCEVVTFTADIGQGEELEPARAKAKKMGVKEIFIDDLKEEFVRDFVFPMFRANTLYEGEYLLGTSIARPLIAKRQIEIANKVGADAVAHGATGKGNDQVRFELGYYALRPDIHIIAPWREWDLTSREKLMAYAEKHGIPVEMKRGKKSPYSMDANLLHISYEGGILEDPWKEPEESMWRWSVSPEKAPNKPTNIELTYKKGDIVAINGKAMSSATVLATLNKIGGANGVGRTDIVENRYVGMKSRGAYETPGGTIMLKAHRAIESITLDREVAHLKDDLMPRYASLIYNGYWWSPERKMLQTMIDASQETVNGVVRLKLYKGNVVVVGRKSDSDSLFDATIATFEEDQGAYNQKDAEGFIKLNALRMRIAAKRRKKK
- a CDS encoding pyrimidine/purine nucleoside phosphorylase yields the protein MSFKNVEIRKQANVYHDGRVTSRTIITPAGEMKTLGVMLPGTYRFSTQAPEKIDITQGHCRVKLADQQVWSDYQAGQSFSVPANSHFEIEVIDLFDYVCHFS
- the gloA gene encoding lactoylglutathione lyase → MRVLHTMIRVGDLDRSIRFYTDVLGMQLLRRKDYPDGKFTLAFVGYGPETEHAVVELTYNWGTEKYDLGNAFGHIALEVDDVYKACADIKQRGGKVTREAGPMKHGSTVIAFVEDPDGYKIELIQKGTQGAK
- a CDS encoding TIGR04283 family arsenosugar biosynthesis glycosyltransferase — its product is MSLLSAPPALTIAVVLPVLNEAAHLEETLSALIEDQHFDEIIVVDGGSTDASVEVVCKFMSSVAPDTCPVPNLIQSPRGRALQMHAGALAADADILLFLHVDSVLPPGAADDIRESISRVQLWGRFDIRLSGRHFLFRIIERLMNWRSRLTSIATGDQGIFVRSDVYCVLDGFKPVPLMEDIELSERLKWFGKPVCLPGPLVTSSRRWEQNGIVRTILLMWILRLLYWLGVSPARLARWYYRQP
- a CDS encoding TIGR04282 family arsenosugar biosynthesis glycosyltransferase, coding for MKQPTLIIFARQPVPGETKTRLQPDYSPEKSAEIAAFMIRATVELAVSAWPGDVMLYAWPGVAHPLFQDIANEFKIGLAPQVEGDLGAKMLDALRAVMKPRGSAAIMGCDVPQCGWDVLDQANDWLARGKSVLGPTEDGGYYFIGLQEARPELFADIPWGSGRVLEMTLSRADKLGLEFELLPKLRDIDTANDLWFIAQKYEPLRRFLEREAPGF
- a CDS encoding rhodanese-like domain-containing protein, with translation MENIRLGAISGILLLVFGGNAYAAAAATGNAAPARPAAAPAKHDVNITEFLPTVQFTVQGKTYTIDRIQDENNELTGGFAKTSRKCPPFCIHPMEAAPGVATVGEMELMEFLKNKVEKGAGLLIDARADSWYVKGTIPGSVNIPFTVFAAEERDPKLLEALKMLGVRPGESINWTDTSHRAMDDFNQHVRKFHWDFSNAKEVLLFCNGPWCDQSPRAIRSLIKLGYPVNKIYYYRGGIQDWLLLGLSVHIPPQPAAPAKPAGTR
- the arsS gene encoding arsenosugar biosynthesis radical SAM (seleno)protein ArsS (Some members of this family are selenoproteins.), whose amino-acid sequence is MSLSAIKIKTVSGPSFPGSLGQHGLSPLRRDRLRELQVNVGRLCNQACNHCHVDAGPKRTEIMGWDTMQKILDWAKNSGVTTVDITGGAPEINPYFRKLVDSFMTLGLQITSRCNLTVLLEPGQEDLASWYAQRKTRLVCSLPCYTQKNVDAQRGDGVFDKSIEALKRLNAVGYGRDETLILDLVYNPGGAFLPGAQEKLEADYKQRLKEDFGIIFSRLMTITNLPINRFGHFLERTGQYESYMQLLEDNFNPATVTGLMCRHLISVDWLGRVYDCDFNQMLDLPLGDRPHRYLWDIAAKALTGDTIAVDSHCFGCTAGAGSSCGGALAT